One window of the Amycolatopsis mediterranei genome contains the following:
- a CDS encoding GNAT family N-acetyltransferase, translating to MSAIQAYVRTTAPRGRETEQVGPFLATYSPGTPHPMLNYAIPDDGAQPTAAEIDALTAAYRRRDLLPRLEYFTDVAPDLEKLLVEAGYELERRVPLMTCAPAARVDKPVPAGIRLRVPESAEDFRRMRSAQNTAFGEPAEIGDEEVEHLKAGRQAGVRHLLAEDLATKTVVGGGLALEIVEGTTEIAGIAVVDPYRGRGIAAALTAHLTREVHEAGAHTAFLTPGDLGIGNVYARVGCRPAGECVHLSLS from the coding sequence ATGTCCGCTATTCAGGCCTATGTCCGCACGACGGCGCCGCGCGGCCGCGAGACCGAGCAGGTCGGCCCGTTCCTCGCCACCTACTCGCCGGGCACGCCCCACCCGATGCTCAACTATGCGATCCCGGACGACGGCGCGCAGCCGACGGCGGCCGAGATCGACGCGCTGACCGCGGCCTACCGGCGGCGGGACCTGCTCCCGCGGCTGGAGTACTTCACCGACGTCGCACCCGACCTGGAGAAACTGCTGGTCGAGGCGGGGTACGAGCTCGAACGACGGGTACCGCTGATGACGTGCGCGCCGGCCGCGCGGGTCGACAAGCCGGTGCCGGCCGGGATCCGGCTGCGGGTGCCGGAGTCCGCCGAGGACTTCCGGCGCATGCGGTCGGCGCAGAACACGGCGTTCGGCGAACCCGCGGAAATCGGCGACGAAGAGGTCGAACACCTGAAAGCCGGTCGGCAAGCCGGAGTGCGGCACCTCCTGGCGGAGGATCTCGCGACGAAGACGGTGGTCGGCGGCGGGCTCGCGCTCGAAATCGTCGAAGGCACCACCGAAATCGCCGGGATTGCCGTGGTCGACCCTTATCGCGGCCGCGGGATCGCCGCGGCGCTCACCGCGCACCTCACCCGCGAGGTGCACGAGGCGGGCGCCCACACGGCGTTCCTCACCCCCGGTGACCTCGGGATCGGAAACGTCTACGCCCGCGTCGGCTGCCGGCCGGCGGGCGAGTGCGTGCACCTCTCGCTGAGTTAG
- the arfB gene encoding alternative ribosome rescue aminoacyl-tRNA hydrolase ArfB codes for MVVGSRFTIPGAELSERFSRSSGPGGQGVNTTDSRVELSFDVAASPSIPEHLRDRVLTGLGSRLVDGVLTIAASEHRSQLQNREAARGRLANLLLDASAPPPAKRRPTKPSRGSKERRLASKKRRSDVKRGRSGRFED; via the coding sequence GTGGTGGTCGGCTCCCGGTTCACGATCCCGGGAGCCGAGTTGAGCGAGCGCTTTTCGCGCTCGTCCGGCCCGGGTGGGCAGGGCGTGAACACCACCGACTCGCGGGTGGAGCTGTCCTTCGACGTCGCTGCGTCGCCGTCCATCCCCGAGCACCTGCGTGACCGGGTGCTGACCGGGCTCGGCTCGCGGCTGGTCGACGGCGTCCTGACGATCGCCGCCAGCGAACACCGGTCGCAGCTGCAGAACCGCGAGGCAGCGCGCGGCCGGCTGGCGAACCTCCTGCTCGACGCGTCGGCGCCGCCGCCCGCCAAGCGGCGCCCCACGAAGCCGTCCCGCGGTTCTAAGGAGCGCCGCCTGGCGTCGAAGAAGCGCCGGAGCGACGTGAAACGAGGCCGCTCCGGCCGCTTCGAGGACTAA
- the purM gene encoding phosphoribosylformylglycinamidine cyclo-ligase, which produces MSESTSATYAAAGVSIDAGDKAVELLKPHAERATRPEVMGGVGGFAGLFSLKLDKWKEPVLASSTDGVGTKIAVAQALDKHDTVGIDLVAMVVDDLVVTGAEPLFLQDYIAVGKVHPEKIAALVGGIAEGCVLAGCALLGGETAEHPGLMGEHDYDMSATGVGVVEASQLLSPEKVRPGDVVLALGSSGLHSNGYSLARHVLLDIARMPLGGYVEEFSRTLGEEMLEPTRIYAKDCLALAAETEVRTFAHITGGGLEANLARVMPRGLVARLDRGTWTPAPVFAVIGQRGKVERSELEKTFNMGVGMVAIVGAEDVDRALAMLTARHVPAWVLGDVQPAEDVDGPRAVLSGDHPRF; this is translated from the coding sequence GTGAGCGAGTCCACGAGCGCCACGTACGCCGCCGCCGGCGTCAGCATCGACGCCGGCGACAAAGCCGTCGAGCTGCTCAAGCCGCACGCCGAGCGGGCGACGCGGCCCGAGGTCATGGGTGGCGTCGGCGGTTTCGCCGGGCTCTTCTCCCTGAAGCTCGACAAGTGGAAGGAGCCGGTGCTCGCGTCGTCCACCGACGGCGTCGGCACGAAGATCGCGGTCGCGCAGGCGCTCGACAAGCACGACACCGTCGGCATCGACCTGGTCGCGATGGTGGTCGACGACCTGGTCGTGACCGGTGCCGAGCCGCTGTTCCTGCAGGACTACATCGCCGTCGGCAAGGTGCACCCGGAGAAGATCGCCGCGCTGGTCGGTGGCATCGCCGAGGGCTGCGTCCTGGCCGGCTGCGCGCTGCTCGGCGGCGAGACCGCGGAGCACCCGGGCCTGATGGGTGAGCACGACTACGACATGTCGGCCACCGGCGTCGGCGTCGTCGAGGCGTCGCAGCTGCTCTCGCCGGAGAAGGTCCGTCCGGGTGACGTCGTGCTGGCTCTCGGTTCGTCGGGCCTGCACTCGAACGGCTACTCGCTGGCCCGGCACGTGCTGCTGGACATCGCCCGGATGCCGCTCGGCGGGTACGTCGAGGAGTTCAGCCGCACCCTCGGCGAGGAGATGCTGGAGCCGACGCGGATCTACGCGAAGGACTGCCTCGCGCTCGCCGCGGAGACCGAGGTCCGGACGTTCGCGCACATCACCGGCGGCGGCCTGGAAGCCAACCTCGCCCGGGTCATGCCGCGCGGCCTGGTCGCCCGGCTCGACCGCGGCACCTGGACGCCGGCGCCGGTGTTCGCGGTGATCGGCCAGCGCGGCAAGGTCGAGCGCAGCGAGCTGGAGAAGACGTTCAACATGGGGGTCGGCATGGTCGCGATCGTCGGCGCCGAAGACGTCGACCGGGCGCTGGCCATGCTGACCGCGCGGCACGTCCCGGCGTGGGTGCTGGGCGACGTCCAGCCCGCCGAAGACGTCGACGGCCCGCGCGCGGTGCTCTCGGGTGATCACCCCCGCTTCTGA
- the purF gene encoding amidophosphoribosyltransferase: MVSDPQVVSDQPDPEPREECGVFGVWAPGEEVAKLTYYGLYALQHRGQEAAGISVSDGSQIVVFKDLGLVSQVFDEQILQSLQGHIAVGHCRYSTTGATIWENAQPIFRTTATGSGLSFAHNGNLVNTAELRERTIEAGLKPHAGLTGSSSDSDLICGLLAANAADKGIEAAAMELLPTLKGAFCLVFADENTLYAARDPHGVHPLVLGRLERGWVVSSETAGLDIVGASFVREVEPGELIAIDAAGLRSSRFANPDPKGCVFEYVYLARPDTTIAGRGVHATRVEIGRRLASEQPVEADLVMPVPESGTPAAIGYAQGSGIPYGTGLVKNAYVGRTFIQPSQTIRQLGIRLKLNPLRDVIRGKRLVVVDDSIVRGNTQRALVRMLREAGALEVHVRIASPPVRWPCFYGIDFASRAELVANGVDLDGIRRSIGADSLGYISLDGLVAATEQPKSRLCTACFSGEYPIPLPEDALIGKHLLESLDAVNGAATPVSPAGYGAEDAVRRP; this comes from the coding sequence GTGGTTTCCGACCCGCAAGTCGTGTCCGACCAGCCCGACCCGGAACCTCGTGAGGAGTGTGGCGTCTTCGGCGTCTGGGCTCCCGGGGAAGAAGTCGCGAAGCTGACCTACTACGGCCTCTACGCCCTGCAGCACCGGGGCCAGGAGGCCGCCGGCATCTCCGTCTCCGACGGCTCGCAGATCGTGGTCTTCAAGGACCTCGGCCTGGTCAGCCAGGTGTTCGACGAGCAGATCCTGCAGTCGCTGCAGGGGCACATCGCCGTCGGGCACTGCCGGTACTCGACCACCGGCGCGACCATCTGGGAGAACGCCCAGCCGATCTTCCGCACCACCGCGACCGGCAGCGGCCTCTCCTTCGCGCACAACGGCAACCTCGTCAACACGGCCGAGCTGCGCGAACGCACCATCGAAGCGGGGCTCAAGCCGCACGCGGGCCTGACCGGCTCGTCCAGCGACTCCGACTTGATCTGCGGCCTGCTCGCCGCGAACGCCGCCGACAAGGGCATCGAGGCCGCGGCCATGGAGCTGCTGCCCACCCTGAAGGGCGCCTTCTGCCTGGTGTTCGCCGACGAGAACACGCTTTACGCGGCGCGTGACCCGCACGGCGTGCACCCGCTGGTGCTCGGCAGGCTCGAGCGCGGCTGGGTCGTCTCGAGCGAGACGGCGGGCCTCGACATCGTCGGCGCGTCCTTCGTCCGCGAGGTCGAGCCCGGTGAACTGATCGCCATCGACGCCGCGGGCCTGCGCTCGTCCCGGTTCGCGAACCCGGACCCCAAGGGCTGCGTCTTCGAGTACGTCTACCTCGCCCGCCCCGACACGACGATCGCCGGCCGCGGCGTGCACGCCACCCGCGTCGAGATCGGCCGCCGCCTCGCCTCCGAGCAGCCGGTCGAGGCCGACCTCGTGATGCCGGTGCCGGAGTCGGGCACCCCGGCCGCGATCGGCTACGCGCAGGGCTCCGGCATCCCCTACGGCACCGGCCTGGTGAAGAACGCCTACGTCGGGCGCACGTTCATCCAGCCGTCGCAGACCATCCGCCAGCTGGGCATCCGGCTCAAGCTGAACCCGCTGCGCGACGTCATCCGCGGCAAGCGCCTGGTCGTGGTGGACGACTCGATCGTCCGCGGCAACACCCAGCGCGCGCTGGTCCGGATGCTGCGGGAGGCCGGCGCGCTCGAGGTGCACGTCCGGATCGCGTCGCCGCCGGTGCGCTGGCCGTGCTTCTACGGCATCGACTTCGCCTCGCGGGCCGAGCTGGTCGCGAACGGCGTCGACCTCGACGGCATCCGCCGCTCGATCGGGGCCGACTCGCTGGGCTACATTTCGCTGGACGGCCTGGTCGCGGCCACGGAACAGCCGAAGTCGCGGCTGTGCACGGCGTGCTTCTCGGGCGAGTACCCGATCCCGCTGCCGGAGGACGCGTTGATCGGGAAACACCTGCTCGAAAGCCTCGACGCGGTCAATGGCGCGGCGACTCCCGTCAGCCCCGCCGGGTACGGTGCCGAAGACGCCGTCCGGCGTCCCTAG
- a CDS encoding DUF397 domain-containing protein, translating into MAERFENGIPADRLSGAEWRKASYSGAYGNCVEVAPLSNGEIAMRNSRFPTGPALVYTRAEMAAFLAGAKDGEFDDVLG; encoded by the coding sequence ATGGCTGAGCGATTCGAGAACGGCATCCCGGCCGATCGGCTGTCCGGGGCCGAGTGGCGCAAGGCGAGCTACAGCGGTGCATACGGCAACTGCGTCGAGGTCGCGCCGCTGTCCAACGGGGAGATCGCGATGCGCAACTCGCGGTTCCCCACCGGCCCGGCGCTCGTGTACACGCGCGCCGAAATGGCGGCGTTCCTGGCGGGCGCGAAGGACGGTGAATTCGACGATGTCCTCGGCTGA
- a CDS encoding helix-turn-helix domain-containing protein, giving the protein MNAVNASAAEQNIGPTARRMILGSQLRRLREEAGITRQQAGYNIRGSESKISRLELGRVGFKERDVTDLLTMYGVDDPNERRAFLDMVKQSNEPGWWRRFGDTMPNWFTDLVGLEEAAARIQIWEPLYVSGLLQIEPYARAIFSHGRSEMADERVDQLVALRMRRQKMFSRPDAPRVWMVLDESVLYRPIGGMKVLKQQIEYLLEMSALPHVSIQVLPYTRSGLSAEHAFSLLRFGEPELPNIAYVEYMTGAHYIEKREEIEKYSRALDMLAVDAETPERSRSMLGKRRQEI; this is encoded by the coding sequence ATGAACGCGGTGAACGCGTCCGCAGCTGAACAGAACATCGGCCCCACGGCCCGCCGCATGATCCTGGGCTCGCAGCTGCGCCGGCTCCGTGAAGAGGCCGGCATCACCCGTCAGCAGGCCGGTTACAACATCCGCGGGTCGGAGTCGAAGATCAGCCGGCTGGAGCTGGGCCGGGTCGGCTTCAAGGAACGCGACGTCACCGACCTGCTGACGATGTACGGCGTCGACGACCCGAACGAGCGCCGGGCGTTCCTCGACATGGTCAAGCAGTCGAACGAGCCCGGCTGGTGGCGGCGCTTCGGCGACACCATGCCGAACTGGTTCACCGACCTCGTCGGCCTCGAAGAAGCCGCGGCGCGAATCCAGATCTGGGAGCCGCTCTACGTGTCGGGCCTGCTCCAGATCGAGCCGTACGCGCGGGCGATCTTCAGCCACGGCCGGTCGGAAATGGCCGACGAGCGGGTCGACCAGCTGGTCGCGCTCCGGATGCGCAGGCAGAAGATGTTCAGCAGGCCGGACGCGCCGCGGGTCTGGATGGTGCTCGACGAATCGGTGCTCTACCGCCCGATCGGCGGGATGAAGGTCCTCAAGCAGCAGATCGAATACCTGCTGGAGATGAGCGCGCTGCCGCACGTGTCGATCCAGGTCCTGCCGTACACGCGCAGCGGCCTCTCCGCGGAGCACGCGTTTTCGCTGCTGCGGTTCGGCGAGCCGGAACTGCCGAACATCGCCTACGTCGAATACATGACCGGCGCGCACTACATCGAGAAGCGCGAAGAGATCGAGAAATACAGCCGTGCGCTGGACATGCTGGCGGTCGACGCGGAGACGCCCGAGCGGAGCCGGTCGATGCTCGGCAAGCGCCGCCAGGAGATCTAG
- a CDS encoding SAM-dependent methyltransferase, whose product MGVDPTRASIARVYDAFLLGKDNYEIDREVLHKVQKAAPEAQDLAFENRGFLIRACRFLASQTGITQFLDCGSGLPTAENTHQVVQRINPEIQVVYVDNDPVVLAHGRALLEENENTHFVAEDIFEPQRILENEVVRQHIDFTEPVALLQMGTLHHFNGTPERPAEIMKEYIDALPSGSFVAISHFFDPEDEDSATARKMEDFFLHSPMGSGTFRRQQEIEALFPGLEMVPPGVVRCADWWPDGPRLKELNVAQRTIAGGIGRKP is encoded by the coding sequence GTGGGGGTCGACCCGACCCGAGCGAGCATCGCGCGCGTCTACGACGCCTTCCTGCTCGGGAAGGACAACTACGAGATCGACCGGGAGGTCCTGCACAAGGTGCAGAAGGCCGCCCCGGAAGCGCAGGACCTCGCGTTCGAAAACCGCGGCTTCCTGATCCGCGCCTGCCGCTTCCTGGCCAGCCAGACCGGCATCACCCAGTTCCTCGACTGCGGCTCCGGCCTGCCCACCGCCGAGAACACCCACCAGGTCGTCCAGCGGATCAACCCGGAGATCCAGGTCGTCTACGTCGACAACGACCCGGTCGTGCTCGCCCACGGCCGCGCGCTGCTCGAAGAGAACGAGAACACCCACTTCGTCGCCGAGGACATCTTCGAGCCGCAGCGGATCCTCGAGAACGAGGTCGTCCGGCAGCACATCGACTTCACGGAGCCGGTCGCCCTCCTCCAGATGGGCACGCTGCACCACTTCAACGGCACCCCGGAACGGCCGGCGGAGATCATGAAGGAGTACATCGACGCCCTGCCGTCGGGCTCCTTCGTGGCGATCTCACACTTCTTCGACCCCGAGGACGAGGACTCCGCGACCGCCCGCAAGATGGAGGACTTCTTCCTGCACAGCCCGATGGGCTCGGGCACTTTCCGGAGGCAGCAGGAGATCGAGGCCCTGTTCCCCGGCCTCGAAATGGTGCCCCCGGGCGTGGTCCGGTGCGCCGACTGGTGGCCGGACGGCCCGCGGCTCAAGGAGCTCAACGTGGCCCAGCGGACCATCGCGGGCGGGATCGGCCGCAAGCCCTAG
- a CDS encoding sterol carrier family protein, producing the protein MASSRSVDPGQLRAAVLAISPWLQGEAPAPARPELAAAVRLSLRALAADAPGRTVEVRVPPFAAVQCVDGPRHTRGTPPNVIETDPRTWLELATGQLDWTTAVADGRVSASGTRADLSHWLPLLRL; encoded by the coding sequence ATGGCCTCTTCGCGTTCGGTCGACCCCGGACAGTTACGTGCGGCGGTGCTGGCGATTTCCCCGTGGCTGCAGGGCGAAGCGCCCGCTCCGGCGCGCCCGGAACTGGCCGCGGCGGTGCGCCTGTCCCTGCGTGCGCTGGCGGCCGACGCGCCGGGCCGGACGGTCGAAGTCCGGGTGCCGCCGTTCGCCGCGGTGCAGTGCGTGGACGGGCCACGGCACACCCGCGGCACCCCGCCGAACGTGATCGAGACCGACCCGCGCACGTGGCTCGAACTGGCCACCGGGCAACTGGACTGGACCACGGCGGTGGCCGACGGCCGGGTGTCCGCGTCGGGCACCCGGGCCGACCTGTCCCACTGGCTCCCGCTGCTCCGCCTTTGA
- a CDS encoding type VII secretion system-associated protein — MTMAQRDEADRMVSQQPTGSGADRPGRHGKHNRASRREGRQARRTGKHGTPEITAEMRANARANPDSWLYVIDEAFDPNGPVPSWAVVGAYPVNGVGDVVADFHPNDRYRPSPKALGFPEPANDLEHLLQLVRTEHRPASDLPKVVLDATLFVYAMSPVQRTVIGFHNTDGRVMVPAYTRKSLVPREWPHARAVLGRDIVDLLGGHPVAINPHDLITAVVPAEHLLKAVADERR, encoded by the coding sequence ATGACGATGGCGCAGCGGGACGAGGCGGATCGGATGGTTTCGCAGCAGCCCACCGGAAGCGGAGCCGATCGCCCCGGGAGGCACGGCAAGCACAACCGGGCCTCGCGGCGCGAAGGCCGGCAGGCGCGGCGCACCGGCAAGCACGGCACGCCCGAGATCACCGCGGAGATGCGCGCGAACGCCCGCGCCAATCCCGACAGCTGGCTGTACGTCATCGACGAGGCCTTCGACCCGAACGGCCCGGTGCCGTCGTGGGCGGTCGTCGGCGCGTACCCGGTGAACGGCGTCGGCGACGTCGTCGCCGACTTCCACCCCAACGACCGCTACCGGCCCTCGCCCAAGGCGCTCGGCTTCCCGGAACCGGCGAACGACCTCGAGCACCTGCTGCAGCTCGTCCGGACCGAACACCGCCCGGCGTCGGACCTGCCGAAGGTCGTCCTCGACGCGACGCTGTTCGTCTACGCGATGTCGCCGGTGCAGCGGACCGTCATCGGCTTCCACAACACCGACGGCCGGGTCATGGTGCCCGCCTACACCCGCAAGTCGCTGGTGCCGCGCGAGTGGCCGCACGCGCGGGCCGTGCTCGGCCGCGACATCGTCGACCTGCTCGGCGGCCACCCGGTCGCGATCAACCCGCACGACCTCATCACCGCGGTCGTGCCGGCGGAGCACCTGCTGAAGGCCGTCGCCGACGAGCGGCGCTGA
- a CDS encoding lysozyme, producing MKRRSLPFAAVLASVLLVAGQAPAKAVDRYTGAEDHYAGSQIAKVEGVGEGPDVLYGGDDQQLGHDVSGHQGPVDWPGAAGAGAKFVYVKATEGTGFVNPQFAQQYNGSYNAGLIRGAYHFARPDISDGAAQARYFLAHGGGWSADGKTLPGALDAEYNPYGETCYGKDAAGMTDWIRAFSDTYRAATGRYPTIYTSTSWWKRCTANNGGFGANPLWIARYNSFIGELPSGWSIHTIWQFADRGTLPGDQNWFNGSADRLLALALG from the coding sequence GTGAAACGACGTTCGCTGCCCTTCGCCGCCGTCCTCGCGTCGGTCCTGCTCGTGGCCGGGCAGGCACCGGCGAAGGCCGTCGACCGCTACACCGGTGCCGAGGACCACTACGCCGGTTCGCAGATCGCCAAGGTCGAAGGCGTCGGCGAGGGCCCCGACGTGCTGTACGGGGGCGACGACCAGCAGCTCGGGCACGACGTCAGCGGGCACCAGGGGCCGGTCGACTGGCCCGGCGCGGCGGGGGCGGGCGCCAAGTTCGTCTACGTCAAGGCGACCGAGGGCACCGGGTTCGTGAACCCGCAGTTCGCGCAGCAGTACAACGGCTCCTACAACGCCGGCCTGATCCGCGGCGCCTACCACTTCGCGCGGCCGGACATCTCCGACGGCGCGGCCCAGGCGCGGTACTTCCTCGCCCACGGCGGCGGCTGGTCGGCCGACGGCAAGACCCTTCCCGGCGCGCTCGACGCGGAGTACAACCCCTACGGCGAAACGTGTTACGGCAAGGATGCCGCGGGCATGACCGACTGGATCCGCGCCTTCTCCGACACCTACCGCGCGGCGACCGGCCGGTACCCGACGATCTACACGTCGACGAGCTGGTGGAAGCGGTGCACCGCGAACAACGGCGGCTTCGGCGCCAACCCGCTCTGGATCGCGCGCTACAACAGCTTCATCGGCGAACTGCCGTCCGGCTGGAGCATCCACACGATCTGGCAGTTCGCCGACCGCGGCACGCTGCCCGGCGACCAGAACTGGTTCAACGGCTCAGCGGACCGGCTGCTGGCCCTCGCGCTGGGCTGA
- a CDS encoding lysozyme, with product MSTPRRGRLFAALVVPATLLLLGSTAQATTFSPEVDPVAAINADIAQHNHELGSQIRRVEGDKSTPDTQKSAQQPQPGQAIPGQVLATVAGMDVASYQGNVDWANWWNQGKRFVWTKATESTNYTNPYFTQQYNGSYNQGFIRGAYHFATPNTSSGAAQARYFVAHGGGWSKDGRTLPGALDMEYNPYGATCYGLSKSGMTSWILDFHDTYHSLTGRYPAIYTSQSWWDGCVNGDFSSTAPLWVARYASSVGALPYNWGYYTVWQYTSSPLDQDTFNGAYDRLQALANG from the coding sequence ATGTCCACTCCCCGAAGAGGGCGGCTGTTCGCTGCCCTGGTCGTCCCGGCCACGCTGCTCCTGCTCGGCAGCACGGCGCAGGCGACGACCTTCTCCCCCGAAGTCGACCCCGTGGCCGCGATCAACGCGGACATCGCGCAGCACAACCACGAGCTGGGGTCGCAGATCCGGCGCGTCGAAGGCGACAAGTCGACTCCGGACACCCAGAAATCGGCGCAGCAGCCGCAGCCCGGCCAGGCCATCCCCGGCCAGGTGCTGGCGACGGTGGCCGGCATGGACGTCGCCAGCTACCAAGGCAACGTCGACTGGGCGAACTGGTGGAACCAAGGCAAGCGGTTCGTCTGGACCAAGGCCACGGAGAGCACCAACTACACCAACCCGTACTTCACCCAGCAGTACAACGGCTCCTACAACCAGGGCTTCATCCGCGGCGCCTACCACTTCGCCACGCCGAACACCTCGAGCGGCGCGGCGCAGGCCCGCTACTTCGTCGCCCACGGCGGCGGCTGGTCCAAGGACGGCCGGACGCTGCCCGGGGCGCTGGACATGGAGTACAACCCGTACGGCGCGACCTGCTACGGGCTGAGCAAGTCCGGGATGACGTCGTGGATCCTCGACTTCCACGACACCTACCACTCCCTGACCGGCCGCTACCCGGCGATCTACACGTCGCAGAGCTGGTGGGACGGCTGCGTGAACGGTGACTTCTCCAGCACCGCCCCGCTGTGGGTCGCGCGGTACGCGTCTTCGGTCGGTGCCCTGCCCTACAACTGGGGCTACTACACCGTTTGGCAGTACACCTCGAGCCCGCTCGACCAAGACACCTTCAACGGTGCCTACGACCGGCTCCAGGCCCTCGCCAACGGCTGA
- a CDS encoding pentapeptide repeat-containing protein, translating into MKLLWRSPLAWTFLASVLLLLGVGGWLLTDPATSRSDALKTGGLAGGAIVALYALWLNDRRRRVEERRQEIERRRHELEAQRAEQDRERVADERFAKAVELLGHAADQVRVGALHALAGLARSRPAYTQTVLDVLCSYLRRPFEHPRYAEGLDRKKRETVRGEQEQEQELTVRLTAQRLVKELLPAATDAEAPAYDLDLTGAVLEYLDLTDRKIGNLLLRYASLHSSTHFSRCLVVGKAYFTGAGTGKGRLVGYFRCRDAVFASVAWFSGTRFSESADFRNAKFAGPTTFKDAEFGGDVEFTGAHATESLDLRRTRFAGQTDLRFASLPESVSLYNTLVRGEKDVQLPAEWDFEELRDGDVRVVAKVG; encoded by the coding sequence GTGAAGCTGCTCTGGCGATCGCCGCTGGCGTGGACGTTCCTCGCCTCGGTGCTGCTGCTGCTCGGGGTCGGCGGCTGGCTGCTGACCGACCCCGCCACCAGCCGCAGTGACGCGCTGAAGACGGGCGGCCTGGCCGGCGGCGCGATCGTGGCGCTGTACGCGCTGTGGCTCAACGACCGGCGGCGCCGGGTCGAGGAGCGCCGTCAGGAAATCGAGCGGCGGCGGCACGAACTCGAGGCGCAGCGCGCGGAACAGGACCGCGAGCGGGTCGCCGACGAGCGGTTCGCGAAGGCGGTCGAGCTGCTCGGGCACGCGGCCGACCAGGTGCGCGTCGGGGCGTTGCACGCGCTGGCGGGGCTGGCGCGGAGCCGGCCGGCCTACACGCAGACGGTGCTGGACGTGCTGTGTTCGTACCTGCGGCGGCCGTTCGAGCACCCGCGGTACGCCGAGGGTCTGGACCGGAAGAAGCGGGAGACAGTGCGCGGCGAGCAGGAGCAGGAGCAGGAGCTCACGGTCCGCCTCACCGCGCAGCGGCTGGTGAAGGAGCTGCTCCCGGCCGCGACCGACGCGGAGGCGCCGGCCTACGACCTGGATCTGACCGGCGCGGTGCTGGAGTACCTCGACCTGACCGACCGCAAGATCGGCAACCTCCTCCTGCGTTACGCATCCCTGCACAGCAGCACGCACTTCAGCCGCTGCCTCGTGGTCGGCAAGGCGTACTTCACCGGTGCGGGCACGGGAAAAGGCCGCCTGGTGGGCTACTTCCGTTGCCGTGACGCGGTTTTCGCGAGCGTGGCTTGGTTCAGCGGAACCCGCTTCAGCGAGAGCGCCGACTTCCGCAACGCCAAGTTCGCCGGTCCCACAACGTTCAAGGACGCGGAGTTCGGCGGCGACGTCGAGTTCACCGGGGCGCACGCGACGGAGTCACTGGACTTGCGGCGGACCAGGTTCGCCGGCCAGACCGACCTGCGGTTCGCTTCGCTGCCGGAGTCGGTTTCGTTGTACAACACGCTGGTTCGGGGTGAGAAGGACGTGCAGCTGCCTGCGGAGTGGGACTTCGAGGAGCTGCGTGATGGGGATGTGCGGGTGGTCGCCAAGGTGGGCTGA